Proteins from a genomic interval of Gadus morhua chromosome 19, gadMor3.0, whole genome shotgun sequence:
- the rapgef1b gene encoding rap guanine nucleotide exchange factor 1b isoform X3, protein MSGKIESKQDSQRSHLSSFTMKLMDKFHSPKIKRTPSKKGKLLQPEPAVKSAEKPVNKKVSRLEEQEKDVVSALRYFKTIVDKMVVEKKVLEMLPGSASKVLEAILPLVQAEARTQHSSALSSCHNRVYQSLANLIRWSDQVMLDGIDLEDKENVVAVTTVIKAVLDGVKELVKLTIEKQEQPSPTTPNKPVPPAPTAESSASSEVSLTDQEPEVTIPSPAQETPSEAASDAPDDDVAPPKPPLPEAKMAELSPPPALPPKKRQSAPSPTRVAVVAPMSRGSSLPCSVHRQPHDYEQEFLQRRFSGGSQSYGGESPRLSPCSSMGKLSKSEEQLSSLEQDSGQCSRNTSCETLGRTRPQDDEWTGWSLSTFKNNTETYDPDYDFLHQDLSAGDPLPQAPAGGCLSPLPESHNESSSSSPVPGQHPTHPRFSAPPPQHTPEYWTPQPTKNNPLARVSAPPALPQKKRRSAQASPYPDGMGARLLYERYPSQYDNLSEEELNPTPPFPLFSPISPMPQSNGGAFVAQYLASEHGDRPSSPPPLPEKKSKHILQYMQFVEDYSEPQPSVFYKMPQSESIYEQRNKRFQEVCGFNDSFSSTDSVHEPVLPPALPPKQRQLASHSSSPSSSSSSSLSCHLQPSLVAMEEAGTGLGLSMSVSNSYLIGQAALTTPTSLDRVALTNATVLDGSGGGPNGSLAGSLGSVAVCLPSESSLTDSLHTSASEGGCDEGGEGDYVSLYSSSQANGELPLSLREPIQADDVLTDPAPEMSSSNSKEAIEKERRLKSTSSAGSDDEEVDELSLIDHKEIMSRITLKQESDDGPDVRAGSGDILLVHATETDRKDLVLYCEAFLTTYRTFISPEDLIKKLHYRYTNFCHSPDTFKKRVSKNTFFVLVRVVDELCLVELTEDILKQLMELVFRLVCNGELSLARVLRKNILDKVEQKKQLRYTNSLKPLAARGVSARPGTLHDFRSHEIADQLTLLDAELFYKIEIPEVLLWAKEQNEEKSPNLTQFTEHFNNMSYWVRSLIIQQEKAQDREKLLLKFIKIMKHLRKLNNFNSYLAILSALDSAPIRRLEWQKQTSEGLEEYCTLIDSSSSFRAYRAALAEVEPPCIPYLGLILQDLTFVHLGNPDLIDGKVNFSKRWQQFNILDSMRRFQQVHYELKRNDDIVCFFNDFSDHLAEEALWELSLKIKPRNITRRRTEREEKT, encoded by the exons AAGGTGAGCCgactggaggagcaggagaaggacgTGGTGAGTGCCCTGCGCTACTTCAAGACCATCGTGGACAagatggtggtggagaagaAGGTGCTGGAGATGCTTCCCGGGTCGGCCAGCAAGGTCCTGGAGGCCATCCTGCCTCTGGTGCAGGCGGAGGCTCGGACTCAGCACAG TTCGGCGCTGTCCTCGTGTCACAACCGAGTGTACCAGAGTCTGGCCAACCTCATACGCTGGTCCGACCAGGTGATGCTGGACGGCATCGACCTGGAGGACAAGGAGAACGTGGTGGCCGTCACCACCGTCATCAAGGCGGTGCTGGACGGAGTCAAG GAGCTGGTCAAACTGACCATCGAGAAACAGGAGCAGCCCTCGCCCACCACCCCCAATAAACcagtcccccccgcccccacggcAGAGAG CAGCGCGTCATCCGAGGTGTCCCTGACGGACCAGGAGCCTGAGGTCACCATCCCGTCCCCCGCCCAGGAGACGCCTTCAGAGGCTGCGTCTGACGCACCCGACGACGACGTGGCCCCGcccaaaccccccctccctgaggCCAAGATGGCAGAGCTGAG tccCCCGCCGGCCCTGCCTCCTAAGAAGCGTCAGTCGGCCCCGTCGCCCAccagggtggcggtggtggctcCCATGAGCCGCGGCTCCAGCCTTCCCTGTAGTGTACACAGACAG CCGCACGACTACGAGCAGGAGTTCCTCCAGAGGCGCTTCTCGGGGGGCAGCCAGTCGTACGGTGGCGAGTCCCCGCGCCTCTCGCCCTGCAGCAGCATGGGCAAGCTCAGCAAGTCGGAGGAGCAGCTGTCCTCCCTGGAGCAGGACAGCGGGCAGTGCTCCCGCAACACCAGCTGTGAGACGCTCGGTAGGACACGCCCCCAGGACGATGAGTGGACCGGCTGGTCCCTGAGTACATTCAAAA acaACACGGAGACCTACGACCCGGACTACGACTTCCTCCACCAGGACCTGTCGGCCGGGGACCCCCTGCCCCAGGCCCCGGCCGGCGGCtgcctcagccccctccccgaGTCCCACAacgagtcctcctcctcctcccccgtcccggGACAGCACCCCACGCACCCCCGCTTCAGTGCCCCGCCCCCGCAGCACACGCCCGAGTACTGGACCCCGCAGCCCACCAAGAACAACCCCCTGGCCCGCGTCAGCGCGCCGCCCGCCCTGCCCCAGAAAAAGCGGCGCAGCGCCCAGGCCTCGCCCTACCCCGACGGGATGGGGGCGCGGCTGCTGTACGAACGCTACCCCTCGCAGTACGACAACCTgtcggaggaggagctgaaccCCACGCCGCCCTTCCCGCTCTTCTCGCCCATCTCGCCCATGCCCCAGAGCAACGGAGGGGCCTTCGTGGCGCAGTACCTGGCCAGCGAGCACGGCGACCGGCCCTCCAGCCCCCCGCCGCTGCCCGAGAAGAAGAGCAAACACA tCCTCCAGTACATGCAGTTTGTGGAGGACTACTCGGAGCCGCAGCCCTCCGTCTTCTACAAGATGCCGCAGAGCGAGAGCATCTACGAGCAGCGCAACAAGCGCTTCCAGGAGGTGTGCGGCTTCAACGACTCGTTCAGCAGCACCGACTCGGTGCACGAGCCCGTGCTGCCCCCCGCCCTGCCCCCCAAGCAGAGGCAGCTG GCTTcccactcttcctctccttcctcctcttcttcctcctccctctcctgccaCCTCCAGCCGTCGCTGGTGGCCATGGAGGAGGCGGGCACTGGGCTGGGTCTCAGCATGTCTGTCTCTAACTCCTACCTGATTGGCCAGGCTGCCTTGACCACACCAACG AGTTTGGACCGGGTGGCCTTGACCAATGCCACCGTTCTGGATGGCAGCGGGGGCGGGCCCAACGGTTCACTGGCCGGCTCATTGGGCTCTgtggctgtctgtcttcctTCCGAGTCCTCTCTCACTGACTCTCTCCACACCTCAGCG AGCGAGGGCGGGTGTGAcgagggcggggagggggatTACGTCAGCCTGTACTCCTCCAGCCAGGCCAATGGGGAGCTCCCGCTCTCCCTCAGA GAGCCAATCCAAGCCGACGATGTGCTGACAGATCCCGCCCCTGAGATGTCCTCCTCCAATAGCAAAGAGGCCATCGAAAAAGAAAG gcggctGAAGTCCACGTCGTCAGCAGGcagtgatgatgaggaggtggatgagCTGTCCCTCATCGACCACAAGGAGATCATGAGCAGGATAACACTAAAGCAGGAG AGTGACGACGGCCCTGATGTCCGCGCTGGGTCTGGGGACATCCTGCTAGTCCACGCCACGGAGACGGACCGCAAAG ATCTGGTGTTGTACTGTGAGGCCTTCCTGACCACATACAGGACCTTCATCAGCCCAGAGGACCTCATCAAGAAGCTACACTACAG ATATACCAATTTCTGCCACAGTCCGGACACTTTCAAGAAGAGGGTCAGCAAGAACACCTTCTTCGTCCTGGTGCGGGTGGTGGACGAGCTGTG CCTGGTGGAGCTGACGGAGGATATCCTGAAGCAGCTAATGGAGCTGGTGTTCCGGCTGGTGTGTAACGGCGAGCTCAGCCTGGCCCGCGTGCTCCGCAAGAACATCCTGGACAAGGTGGAGCAGAAGAAGCAGCTGCGCTACACCAACTCCCTCAAGCCCCTGGCTGCCCGCGGCGTCTCTGCCAG GCCAGGAACTCTCCATGACTTCCGCAGTCATGAGATCGCAGATCAACTCACTCTCCTAGATGCAGAACTCTTCTACAAGATTGAG ATTCCTGAGGTGCTGCTCTGGGCCAAGGAGCAGAATGAGGAGAAGAGTCCCAACCTCACCCAGTTCACCGAGCACTTTAACAACATGAGCTACTG GGTGCGCTCGTTGATCATTCAGCAGGAGAAAGCCCAGGACCGCGAAAAGTTGCTTCTCAAGTTCATCAAAATAATGAAG CACTTACGAAAGTTAAACAACTTCAACTCCTACCTGGCCATCCTCTCAGCACTGGACTCGGCTCCTATCCGCAGACTGGAATGGCAGAAACAGACCTCAGAG gGATTGGAGGAATACTGCACGTTGATCGACAGCTCCTCCTCGTTCAGGGCCTACAGGGCTGCCCTGGCTGAGGTGGAGCCTCCTTGTATCCCGTACCT GGGACTCATTCTCCAGGACCTGACCTTTGTCCACCTGGGCAACCCTGACCTCATCGACGGCAAGGTGAACTTCTCCAAACGCTGGCAGCAGTTCAACATCCTGGACAGCATGCGGCGCTTCCAGCAAGT GCATTATGAGCTGAAGCGGAACGACGACATTGTGTGCTTCTTCAACGACTTCAGCGACCACCTGGCGGAGGAGGCGCTCTGGGAGCTCTCGCTGAAGATCAAGCCCAGGAACATCACCCGGCGCCGGACGGAGCGCGAGGAGAAGACCTAA
- the rapgef1b gene encoding rap guanine nucleotide exchange factor 1b isoform X10 produces MSGKIESKQDSQRSHLSSFTMKLMDKFHSPKIKRTPSKKGKLLQPEPAVKSAEKPVNKKVSRLEEQEKDVVSALRYFKTIVDKMVVEKKVLEMLPGSASKVLEAILPLVQAEARTQHSSALSSCHNRVYQSLANLIRWSDQVMLDGIDLEDKENVVAVTTVIKAVLDGVKELVKLTIEKQEQPSPTTPNKPVPPAPTAESSASSEVSLTDQEPEVTIPSPAQETPSEAASDAPDDDVAPPKPPLPEAKMAELRAQLSADAGQRRSTQKENPPPALPPKKRQSAPSPTRVAVVAPMSRGSSLPCSVHRQPHDYEQEFLQRRFSGGSQSYGGESPRLSPCSSMGKLSKSEEQLSSLEQDSGQCSRNTSCETLDNTETYDPDYDFLHQDLSAGDPLPQAPAGGCLSPLPESHNESSSSSPVPGQHPTHPRFSAPPPQHTPEYWTPQPTKNNPLARVSAPPALPQKKRRSAQASPYPDGMGARLLYERYPSQYDNLSEEELNPTPPFPLFSPISPMPQSNGGAFVAQYLASEHGDRPSSPPPLPEKKSKHILQYMQFVEDYSEPQPSVFYKMPQSESIYEQRNKRFQEVCGFNDSFSSTDSVHEPVLPPALPPKQRQLSEGGCDEGGEGDYVSLYSSSQANGELPLSLREPIQADDVLTDPAPEMSSSNSKEAIEKERRLKSTSSAGSDDEEVDELSLIDHKEIMSRITLKQESDDGPDVRAGSGDILLVHATETDRKDLVLYCEAFLTTYRTFISPEDLIKKLHYRYTNFCHSPDTFKKRVSKNTFFVLVRVVDELCLVELTEDILKQLMELVFRLVCNGELSLARVLRKNILDKVEQKKQLRYTNSLKPLAARGVSARPGTLHDFRSHEIADQLTLLDAELFYKIEIPEVLLWAKEQNEEKSPNLTQFTEHFNNMSYWVRSLIIQQEKAQDREKLLLKFIKIMKHLRKLNNFNSYLAILSALDSAPIRRLEWQKQTSEGLEEYCTLIDSSSSFRAYRAALAEVEPPCIPYLGLILQDLTFVHLGNPDLIDGKVNFSKRWQQFNILDSMRRFQQVHYELKRNDDIVCFFNDFSDHLAEEALWELSLKIKPRNITRRRTEREEKT; encoded by the exons AAGGTGAGCCgactggaggagcaggagaaggacgTGGTGAGTGCCCTGCGCTACTTCAAGACCATCGTGGACAagatggtggtggagaagaAGGTGCTGGAGATGCTTCCCGGGTCGGCCAGCAAGGTCCTGGAGGCCATCCTGCCTCTGGTGCAGGCGGAGGCTCGGACTCAGCACAG TTCGGCGCTGTCCTCGTGTCACAACCGAGTGTACCAGAGTCTGGCCAACCTCATACGCTGGTCCGACCAGGTGATGCTGGACGGCATCGACCTGGAGGACAAGGAGAACGTGGTGGCCGTCACCACCGTCATCAAGGCGGTGCTGGACGGAGTCAAG GAGCTGGTCAAACTGACCATCGAGAAACAGGAGCAGCCCTCGCCCACCACCCCCAATAAACcagtcccccccgcccccacggcAGAGAG CAGCGCGTCATCCGAGGTGTCCCTGACGGACCAGGAGCCTGAGGTCACCATCCCGTCCCCCGCCCAGGAGACGCCTTCAGAGGCTGCGTCTGACGCACCCGACGACGACGTGGCCCCGcccaaaccccccctccctgaggCCAAGATGGCAGAGCTGAG AGCTCAGCTGAGTGCTGACGCTGGCCAGAGGAGGTCCACACAGAAGGAGAA tccCCCGCCGGCCCTGCCTCCTAAGAAGCGTCAGTCGGCCCCGTCGCCCAccagggtggcggtggtggctcCCATGAGCCGCGGCTCCAGCCTTCCCTGTAGTGTACACAGACAG CCGCACGACTACGAGCAGGAGTTCCTCCAGAGGCGCTTCTCGGGGGGCAGCCAGTCGTACGGTGGCGAGTCCCCGCGCCTCTCGCCCTGCAGCAGCATGGGCAAGCTCAGCAAGTCGGAGGAGCAGCTGTCCTCCCTGGAGCAGGACAGCGGGCAGTGCTCCCGCAACACCAGCTGTGAGACGCTCG acaACACGGAGACCTACGACCCGGACTACGACTTCCTCCACCAGGACCTGTCGGCCGGGGACCCCCTGCCCCAGGCCCCGGCCGGCGGCtgcctcagccccctccccgaGTCCCACAacgagtcctcctcctcctcccccgtcccggGACAGCACCCCACGCACCCCCGCTTCAGTGCCCCGCCCCCGCAGCACACGCCCGAGTACTGGACCCCGCAGCCCACCAAGAACAACCCCCTGGCCCGCGTCAGCGCGCCGCCCGCCCTGCCCCAGAAAAAGCGGCGCAGCGCCCAGGCCTCGCCCTACCCCGACGGGATGGGGGCGCGGCTGCTGTACGAACGCTACCCCTCGCAGTACGACAACCTgtcggaggaggagctgaaccCCACGCCGCCCTTCCCGCTCTTCTCGCCCATCTCGCCCATGCCCCAGAGCAACGGAGGGGCCTTCGTGGCGCAGTACCTGGCCAGCGAGCACGGCGACCGGCCCTCCAGCCCCCCGCCGCTGCCCGAGAAGAAGAGCAAACACA tCCTCCAGTACATGCAGTTTGTGGAGGACTACTCGGAGCCGCAGCCCTCCGTCTTCTACAAGATGCCGCAGAGCGAGAGCATCTACGAGCAGCGCAACAAGCGCTTCCAGGAGGTGTGCGGCTTCAACGACTCGTTCAGCAGCACCGACTCGGTGCACGAGCCCGTGCTGCCCCCCGCCCTGCCCCCCAAGCAGAGGCAGCTG AGCGAGGGCGGGTGTGAcgagggcggggagggggatTACGTCAGCCTGTACTCCTCCAGCCAGGCCAATGGGGAGCTCCCGCTCTCCCTCAGA GAGCCAATCCAAGCCGACGATGTGCTGACAGATCCCGCCCCTGAGATGTCCTCCTCCAATAGCAAAGAGGCCATCGAAAAAGAAAG gcggctGAAGTCCACGTCGTCAGCAGGcagtgatgatgaggaggtggatgagCTGTCCCTCATCGACCACAAGGAGATCATGAGCAGGATAACACTAAAGCAGGAG AGTGACGACGGCCCTGATGTCCGCGCTGGGTCTGGGGACATCCTGCTAGTCCACGCCACGGAGACGGACCGCAAAG ATCTGGTGTTGTACTGTGAGGCCTTCCTGACCACATACAGGACCTTCATCAGCCCAGAGGACCTCATCAAGAAGCTACACTACAG ATATACCAATTTCTGCCACAGTCCGGACACTTTCAAGAAGAGGGTCAGCAAGAACACCTTCTTCGTCCTGGTGCGGGTGGTGGACGAGCTGTG CCTGGTGGAGCTGACGGAGGATATCCTGAAGCAGCTAATGGAGCTGGTGTTCCGGCTGGTGTGTAACGGCGAGCTCAGCCTGGCCCGCGTGCTCCGCAAGAACATCCTGGACAAGGTGGAGCAGAAGAAGCAGCTGCGCTACACCAACTCCCTCAAGCCCCTGGCTGCCCGCGGCGTCTCTGCCAG GCCAGGAACTCTCCATGACTTCCGCAGTCATGAGATCGCAGATCAACTCACTCTCCTAGATGCAGAACTCTTCTACAAGATTGAG ATTCCTGAGGTGCTGCTCTGGGCCAAGGAGCAGAATGAGGAGAAGAGTCCCAACCTCACCCAGTTCACCGAGCACTTTAACAACATGAGCTACTG GGTGCGCTCGTTGATCATTCAGCAGGAGAAAGCCCAGGACCGCGAAAAGTTGCTTCTCAAGTTCATCAAAATAATGAAG CACTTACGAAAGTTAAACAACTTCAACTCCTACCTGGCCATCCTCTCAGCACTGGACTCGGCTCCTATCCGCAGACTGGAATGGCAGAAACAGACCTCAGAG gGATTGGAGGAATACTGCACGTTGATCGACAGCTCCTCCTCGTTCAGGGCCTACAGGGCTGCCCTGGCTGAGGTGGAGCCTCCTTGTATCCCGTACCT GGGACTCATTCTCCAGGACCTGACCTTTGTCCACCTGGGCAACCCTGACCTCATCGACGGCAAGGTGAACTTCTCCAAACGCTGGCAGCAGTTCAACATCCTGGACAGCATGCGGCGCTTCCAGCAAGT GCATTATGAGCTGAAGCGGAACGACGACATTGTGTGCTTCTTCAACGACTTCAGCGACCACCTGGCGGAGGAGGCGCTCTGGGAGCTCTCGCTGAAGATCAAGCCCAGGAACATCACCCGGCGCCGGACGGAGCGCGAGGAGAAGACCTAA
- the rapgef1b gene encoding rap guanine nucleotide exchange factor 1b isoform X5, with the protein MSGKIESKQDSQRSHLSSFTMKLMDKFHSPKIKRTPSKKGKLLQPEPAVKSAEKPVNKKVSRLEEQEKDVVSALRYFKTIVDKMVVEKKVLEMLPGSASKVLEAILPLVQAEARTQHSSALSSCHNRVYQSLANLIRWSDQVMLDGIDLEDKENVVAVTTVIKAVLDGVKELVKLTIEKQEQPSPTTPNKPVPPAPTAESASSEVSLTDQEPEVTIPSPAQETPSEAASDAPDDDVAPPKPPLPEAKMAELRAQLSADAGQRRSTQKENPPPALPPKKRQSAPSPTRVAVVAPMSRGSSLPCSVHRQPHDYEQEFLQRRFSGGSQSYGGESPRLSPCSSMGKLSKSEEQLSSLEQDSGQCSRNTSCETLDNTETYDPDYDFLHQDLSAGDPLPQAPAGGCLSPLPESHNESSSSSPVPGQHPTHPRFSAPPPQHTPEYWTPQPTKNNPLARVSAPPALPQKKRRSAQASPYPDGMGARLLYERYPSQYDNLSEEELNPTPPFPLFSPISPMPQSNGGAFVAQYLASEHGDRPSSPPPLPEKKSKHILQYMQFVEDYSEPQPSVFYKMPQSESIYEQRNKRFQEVCGFNDSFSSTDSVHEPVLPPALPPKQRQLASHSSSPSSSSSSSLSCHLQPSLVAMEEAGTGLGLSMSVSNSYLIGQAALTTPTSLDRVALTNATVLDGSGGGPNGSLAGSLGSVAVCLPSESSLTDSLHTSASEGGCDEGGEGDYVSLYSSSQANGELPLSLREPIQADDVLTDPAPEMSSSNSKEAIEKERRLKSTSSAGSDDEEVDELSLIDHKEIMSRITLKQESDDGPDVRAGSGDILLVHATETDRKDLVLYCEAFLTTYRTFISPEDLIKKLHYRYTNFCHSPDTFKKRVSKNTFFVLVRVVDELCLVELTEDILKQLMELVFRLVCNGELSLARVLRKNILDKVEQKKQLRYTNSLKPLAARGVSARPGTLHDFRSHEIADQLTLLDAELFYKIEIPEVLLWAKEQNEEKSPNLTQFTEHFNNMSYWVRSLIIQQEKAQDREKLLLKFIKIMKHLRKLNNFNSYLAILSALDSAPIRRLEWQKQTSEGLEEYCTLIDSSSSFRAYRAALAEVEPPCIPYLGLILQDLTFVHLGNPDLIDGKVNFSKRWQQFNILDSMRRFQQVHYELKRNDDIVCFFNDFSDHLAEEALWELSLKIKPRNITRRRTEREEKT; encoded by the exons AAGGTGAGCCgactggaggagcaggagaaggacgTGGTGAGTGCCCTGCGCTACTTCAAGACCATCGTGGACAagatggtggtggagaagaAGGTGCTGGAGATGCTTCCCGGGTCGGCCAGCAAGGTCCTGGAGGCCATCCTGCCTCTGGTGCAGGCGGAGGCTCGGACTCAGCACAG TTCGGCGCTGTCCTCGTGTCACAACCGAGTGTACCAGAGTCTGGCCAACCTCATACGCTGGTCCGACCAGGTGATGCTGGACGGCATCGACCTGGAGGACAAGGAGAACGTGGTGGCCGTCACCACCGTCATCAAGGCGGTGCTGGACGGAGTCAAG GAGCTGGTCAAACTGACCATCGAGAAACAGGAGCAGCCCTCGCCCACCACCCCCAATAAACcagtcccccccgcccccacggcAGAGAG CGCGTCATCCGAGGTGTCCCTGACGGACCAGGAGCCTGAGGTCACCATCCCGTCCCCCGCCCAGGAGACGCCTTCAGAGGCTGCGTCTGACGCACCCGACGACGACGTGGCCCCGcccaaaccccccctccctgaggCCAAGATGGCAGAGCTGAG AGCTCAGCTGAGTGCTGACGCTGGCCAGAGGAGGTCCACACAGAAGGAGAA tccCCCGCCGGCCCTGCCTCCTAAGAAGCGTCAGTCGGCCCCGTCGCCCAccagggtggcggtggtggctcCCATGAGCCGCGGCTCCAGCCTTCCCTGTAGTGTACACAGACAG CCGCACGACTACGAGCAGGAGTTCCTCCAGAGGCGCTTCTCGGGGGGCAGCCAGTCGTACGGTGGCGAGTCCCCGCGCCTCTCGCCCTGCAGCAGCATGGGCAAGCTCAGCAAGTCGGAGGAGCAGCTGTCCTCCCTGGAGCAGGACAGCGGGCAGTGCTCCCGCAACACCAGCTGTGAGACGCTCG acaACACGGAGACCTACGACCCGGACTACGACTTCCTCCACCAGGACCTGTCGGCCGGGGACCCCCTGCCCCAGGCCCCGGCCGGCGGCtgcctcagccccctccccgaGTCCCACAacgagtcctcctcctcctcccccgtcccggGACAGCACCCCACGCACCCCCGCTTCAGTGCCCCGCCCCCGCAGCACACGCCCGAGTACTGGACCCCGCAGCCCACCAAGAACAACCCCCTGGCCCGCGTCAGCGCGCCGCCCGCCCTGCCCCAGAAAAAGCGGCGCAGCGCCCAGGCCTCGCCCTACCCCGACGGGATGGGGGCGCGGCTGCTGTACGAACGCTACCCCTCGCAGTACGACAACCTgtcggaggaggagctgaaccCCACGCCGCCCTTCCCGCTCTTCTCGCCCATCTCGCCCATGCCCCAGAGCAACGGAGGGGCCTTCGTGGCGCAGTACCTGGCCAGCGAGCACGGCGACCGGCCCTCCAGCCCCCCGCCGCTGCCCGAGAAGAAGAGCAAACACA tCCTCCAGTACATGCAGTTTGTGGAGGACTACTCGGAGCCGCAGCCCTCCGTCTTCTACAAGATGCCGCAGAGCGAGAGCATCTACGAGCAGCGCAACAAGCGCTTCCAGGAGGTGTGCGGCTTCAACGACTCGTTCAGCAGCACCGACTCGGTGCACGAGCCCGTGCTGCCCCCCGCCCTGCCCCCCAAGCAGAGGCAGCTG GCTTcccactcttcctctccttcctcctcttcttcctcctccctctcctgccaCCTCCAGCCGTCGCTGGTGGCCATGGAGGAGGCGGGCACTGGGCTGGGTCTCAGCATGTCTGTCTCTAACTCCTACCTGATTGGCCAGGCTGCCTTGACCACACCAACG AGTTTGGACCGGGTGGCCTTGACCAATGCCACCGTTCTGGATGGCAGCGGGGGCGGGCCCAACGGTTCACTGGCCGGCTCATTGGGCTCTgtggctgtctgtcttcctTCCGAGTCCTCTCTCACTGACTCTCTCCACACCTCAGCG AGCGAGGGCGGGTGTGAcgagggcggggagggggatTACGTCAGCCTGTACTCCTCCAGCCAGGCCAATGGGGAGCTCCCGCTCTCCCTCAGA GAGCCAATCCAAGCCGACGATGTGCTGACAGATCCCGCCCCTGAGATGTCCTCCTCCAATAGCAAAGAGGCCATCGAAAAAGAAAG gcggctGAAGTCCACGTCGTCAGCAGGcagtgatgatgaggaggtggatgagCTGTCCCTCATCGACCACAAGGAGATCATGAGCAGGATAACACTAAAGCAGGAG AGTGACGACGGCCCTGATGTCCGCGCTGGGTCTGGGGACATCCTGCTAGTCCACGCCACGGAGACGGACCGCAAAG ATCTGGTGTTGTACTGTGAGGCCTTCCTGACCACATACAGGACCTTCATCAGCCCAGAGGACCTCATCAAGAAGCTACACTACAG ATATACCAATTTCTGCCACAGTCCGGACACTTTCAAGAAGAGGGTCAGCAAGAACACCTTCTTCGTCCTGGTGCGGGTGGTGGACGAGCTGTG CCTGGTGGAGCTGACGGAGGATATCCTGAAGCAGCTAATGGAGCTGGTGTTCCGGCTGGTGTGTAACGGCGAGCTCAGCCTGGCCCGCGTGCTCCGCAAGAACATCCTGGACAAGGTGGAGCAGAAGAAGCAGCTGCGCTACACCAACTCCCTCAAGCCCCTGGCTGCCCGCGGCGTCTCTGCCAG GCCAGGAACTCTCCATGACTTCCGCAGTCATGAGATCGCAGATCAACTCACTCTCCTAGATGCAGAACTCTTCTACAAGATTGAG ATTCCTGAGGTGCTGCTCTGGGCCAAGGAGCAGAATGAGGAGAAGAGTCCCAACCTCACCCAGTTCACCGAGCACTTTAACAACATGAGCTACTG GGTGCGCTCGTTGATCATTCAGCAGGAGAAAGCCCAGGACCGCGAAAAGTTGCTTCTCAAGTTCATCAAAATAATGAAG CACTTACGAAAGTTAAACAACTTCAACTCCTACCTGGCCATCCTCTCAGCACTGGACTCGGCTCCTATCCGCAGACTGGAATGGCAGAAACAGACCTCAGAG gGATTGGAGGAATACTGCACGTTGATCGACAGCTCCTCCTCGTTCAGGGCCTACAGGGCTGCCCTGGCTGAGGTGGAGCCTCCTTGTATCCCGTACCT GGGACTCATTCTCCAGGACCTGACCTTTGTCCACCTGGGCAACCCTGACCTCATCGACGGCAAGGTGAACTTCTCCAAACGCTGGCAGCAGTTCAACATCCTGGACAGCATGCGGCGCTTCCAGCAAGT GCATTATGAGCTGAAGCGGAACGACGACATTGTGTGCTTCTTCAACGACTTCAGCGACCACCTGGCGGAGGAGGCGCTCTGGGAGCTCTCGCTGAAGATCAAGCCCAGGAACATCACCCGGCGCCGGACGGAGCGCGAGGAGAAGACCTAA